The Polaribacter tangerinus genome has a segment encoding these proteins:
- a CDS encoding S9 family peptidase, whose translation MKSTDAKLPLAAKEYFEIEKHGDVRVDNYFWMRLSDHQKLAEVKDAQTKKVIDYLEQENNYYDEVTKHTKKFELQLFEELKGRIKEDDSTVPNKDNGYFYYIRYEKGLQYPIYCRKKETESSPEEIMFDANEMAKGFDYFQLGGLNISNNNKLAIFATDTVSRRQYFLRVKNLLSGEIYKDIIENTSGNSAWANDNKTFFYTKKNPETLRSEKVFRHVLGTPTSEDVEVYHEKDETFNVYVTKTKSNKYIIIGSDSTVSSESRYLDANFPTGNFTVIQPRERDLEYSIAHFENDFYFLTNKDDATNFKLMKAPVSNAQKENWVSVIPHRKDTLLEGFSIFKEFLVLEERTNGLSKIRVIKWDGTEDYYLPFDEETYSVGVYNNPDFNSNTIRYSYTSLTTPASIIDFNMKTKSKEVKKEQEVVGGKFNKENYKSERLWATARDGKKVPISLVYHKKTNLNANTPLILYGYGSYGYTIPDSFSTTRLSFLDRGFVYAIAHIRGSEYLGRDWYEKGKMLHKKNTFTDFIDCSKFLIKENYTSPKHLYAMGGSAGGLLMGAIVNMNPELYNGIIASVPFVDVVSTMLDESIPLTTGEYDEWGNPNIKEFYHYIKSYSPYDQVLPQKYPNMLVVTGYHDSQVQYWEPAKWVAKLRDLKTDNNLLLLKTDMSAGHGGASGRFDSLKDLAREFTFILALENKLDL comes from the coding sequence ATGAAAAGTACCGATGCAAAACTGCCTCTAGCAGCAAAAGAATACTTCGAAATAGAAAAGCATGGCGATGTAAGAGTAGACAATTATTTTTGGATGCGATTGTCTGACCATCAAAAACTTGCCGAAGTAAAAGATGCACAAACAAAAAAGGTAATTGATTACCTTGAGCAAGAAAATAATTATTACGATGAGGTAACCAAGCACACCAAGAAATTCGAGCTTCAATTATTTGAAGAATTGAAAGGTAGAATTAAAGAAGACGATAGCACTGTGCCAAATAAGGACAATGGTTATTTCTATTACATTCGTTATGAAAAAGGATTGCAATATCCAATTTACTGTAGAAAAAAAGAAACAGAAAGTTCCCCAGAAGAAATAATGTTCGATGCCAATGAAATGGCCAAAGGATTCGATTATTTTCAGTTAGGAGGTTTAAATATATCAAATAACAATAAACTAGCCATTTTTGCTACTGACACAGTAAGTAGAAGACAATATTTTTTACGGGTAAAAAATTTGTTATCGGGAGAAATTTATAAGGATATAATTGAAAATACTTCAGGAAATTCTGCATGGGCAAATGATAATAAGACATTTTTTTACACAAAAAAAAATCCAGAAACTTTACGGAGTGAAAAGGTGTTCAGACACGTTTTAGGTACACCAACATCCGAAGATGTAGAAGTATACCACGAAAAAGACGAAACTTTTAATGTGTATGTGACCAAAACAAAATCTAATAAATATATTATTATTGGTTCTGACAGCACTGTTTCTAGTGAAAGCAGGTATTTAGACGCTAATTTTCCTACTGGAAACTTTACCGTTATTCAACCAAGAGAAAGAGACTTAGAATATAGTATTGCCCATTTTGAAAACGATTTTTATTTTTTAACAAATAAAGACGATGCTACTAATTTTAAATTAATGAAAGCGCCAGTTTCAAATGCACAAAAAGAGAATTGGGTTTCTGTAATACCGCACAGAAAAGATACACTTTTAGAGGGTTTTTCTATTTTTAAAGAGTTTTTAGTATTAGAGGAGAGAACCAACGGATTAAGTAAAATTAGAGTAATTAAATGGGATGGTACAGAAGATTATTATTTACCTTTCGACGAAGAAACCTATTCTGTTGGTGTTTATAATAATCCTGATTTTAACTCAAACACAATTAGATATTCTTACACTTCTTTAACAACACCAGCTTCTATTATAGATTTTAATATGAAAACAAAATCTAAAGAAGTCAAAAAAGAACAAGAAGTAGTAGGAGGTAAGTTTAATAAAGAAAACTACAAAAGCGAACGATTATGGGCAACTGCAAGAGACGGGAAAAAGGTACCCATTTCTCTTGTATATCATAAAAAAACCAATTTAAACGCCAATACACCTCTAATTTTATATGGTTATGGCTCGTATGGTTATACGATTCCAGATTCTTTTTCTACAACAAGATTAAGTTTTCTTGACAGAGGTTTTGTGTATGCAATTGCTCATATTAGAGGGAGTGAATATTTAGGGAGAGATTGGTATGAAAAAGGTAAAATGCTTCATAAAAAAAATACTTTTACCGATTTTATAGATTGTAGTAAGTTTTTAATTAAAGAAAATTATACTTCCCCAAAACATTTGTACGCAATGGGAGGCTCTGCTGGTGGTCTGTTAATGGGAGCAATTGTAAATATGAATCCAGAATTGTACAACGGTATCATAGCATCAGTTCCCTTTGTAGATGTGGTTTCTACAATGTTAGATGAAAGTATTCCTTTAACCACAGGCGAGTATGACGAATGGGGCAACCCGAATATTAAAGAGTTTTACCATTATATAAAGTCCTATTCTCCTTACGACCAGGTTTTGCCACAAAAATATCCGAATATGCTTGTAGTAACGGGCTACCACGACTCTCAGGTACAATATTGGGAACCTGCAAAATGGGTGGCTAAATTGAGAGATTTAAAGACAGACAACAATTTATTACTCTTAAAAACCGATATGAGTGCAGGACATGGAGGCGCATCTGGCAGGTTCGATTCTTTAAAGGATTTAGCTCGTGAATTTACTTTTATTTTAGCATTAGAAAATAAATTAGACTTGTAG
- a CDS encoding SDR family oxidoreductase: MNCLLTGSSGIVGSHIMFEWIYKALVEKTVNHLFVVIRNNKKPAKDRLLAILNDSSRPHFLNDFSMADCLSKITVIPSDLSNIKKQTLEKYNFSTVIHCAGSTSLQHTTDSKEKVQHQNFNVTKQLLTELPHNVKRFLYISTAYSFGIQKDKVTDTIANFKVQEFRNPYEKSKYESEKYVSETCAKKNIISQILRPSIICGRLIDAPFFETPKFDVFYAWAIFLNKYARKASSDFRIWIDQKSGLNIVPVDFVAKAVLHAFLQPNIKELNIVNPTQILHKNYVGDVLRYFKINAFNYVSERPENLNNFEQLYYKTIGVVFEKYISVPDLQFQSETILKFINQLNLSTNLGVHENFMKLIDFSVKKEFKSSYA, encoded by the coding sequence ATGAATTGTTTGTTAACAGGTAGCTCAGGAATAGTTGGTAGTCACATAATGTTTGAGTGGATTTACAAAGCATTAGTAGAAAAAACTGTAAATCATTTATTTGTAGTAATAAGAAACAACAAAAAACCTGCAAAAGATAGATTGTTGGCGATTTTAAATGACAGCTCCAGACCTCATTTTTTAAATGATTTTTCTATGGCAGATTGTTTATCAAAAATAACCGTTATCCCATCAGATTTATCAAATATCAAAAAACAAACCTTAGAAAAATATAACTTTAGCACTGTAATTCATTGTGCAGGCTCCACTAGCTTGCAACATACCACAGATTCTAAAGAAAAAGTACAACATCAAAACTTTAATGTTACCAAGCAATTATTAACTGAATTACCGCACAATGTAAAACGATTTTTGTACATAAGTACAGCGTATTCATTCGGAATACAAAAAGATAAGGTAACCGATACAATTGCAAATTTTAAGGTTCAAGAGTTTAGAAACCCTTATGAAAAGTCTAAGTACGAAAGTGAAAAATATGTTAGCGAAACCTGTGCCAAAAAAAATATTATATCTCAAATATTAAGGCCTAGTATTATTTGTGGTAGACTAATTGATGCTCCTTTTTTTGAAACCCCAAAGTTTGATGTATTTTATGCGTGGGCAATTTTTCTAAATAAGTATGCTCGTAAAGCATCTTCAGATTTTAGAATTTGGATTGATCAAAAAAGTGGGTTAAATATTGTGCCTGTAGATTTTGTAGCCAAAGCAGTATTACATGCTTTTTTACAACCTAATATTAAAGAATTAAATATTGTAAACCCAACGCAAATACTACATAAAAATTATGTAGGAGATGTGTTACGATACTTTAAAATTAATGCTTTTAATTACGTTTCGGAAAGGCCAGAGAACTTAAATAATTTCGAGCAATTGTATTATAAAACTATTGGGGTAGTTTTCGAAAAGTACATTTCTGTTCCAGATTTGCAGTTTCAATCAGAAACTATTTTAAAGTTTATAAACCAACTAAATTTGAGTACTAACTTGGGGGTACATGAAAACTTTATGAAACTTATAGATTTTTCTGTGAAAAAAGAATTTAAAAGTAGTTATGCTTAA
- a CDS encoding VF530 family DNA-binding protein yields MSKEQPNNPLHGIKLATMLEQLFLEYGWDELGYLLNINAFKNNPTYKSSLKFLRTTPWARKKVEDFYLKNMID; encoded by the coding sequence ATGAGCAAAGAACAACCTAACAACCCACTACACGGCATAAAACTAGCAACCATGTTAGAACAGCTATTTTTAGAATATGGTTGGGATGAGCTTGGTTATTTATTAAATATTAATGCTTTTAAAAATAATCCTACCTATAAATCTAGTTTAAAATTTCTTAGAACAACACCTTGGGCCAGAAAAAAAGTAGAAGATTTTTATTTAAAAAATATGATTGACTAG
- a CDS encoding aminotransferase class I/II-fold pyridoxal phosphate-dependent enzyme, with the protein MTDLFDRIVKDKGPLGKWAEQAEGYYVFPKLEGPISNRMSFNGKKVITWSINDYLGLANHPEVLKVDGEAALTHGMAYPMGARMMSGHTPLHEQLEQECADFVGKEKAYLLNFGYQGIMSAIDALVSKNDIIVYDMDTHACIIDGVRLHAGKRFVFKHNDMESFEKNIKRAARMAEKTGGGILVISEGVFGMRGEQGRLKEIVAFKKEYNFRLLVDDAHGFGTLGENGRGTGFEQGVQDEIDVYFATFAKSMAGVGAFLAGNKDVIQYLQYNMRSQTFAKSLPMAMVKGALKRLDMIRTMPELKEKLWQNTNALQSGLRNAGFDLGTTQTCITPVFLKGDIPEAMAMVNDLRENHGVFCSIVVYPVIPKGLIILRLIPTATHTQQDIEETITAFSSIREKLESGVYKKVAATLV; encoded by the coding sequence ATTACAGATTTATTCGATAGAATAGTTAAAGATAAAGGCCCTTTAGGAAAATGGGCAGAACAAGCAGAAGGATATTATGTGTTTCCAAAATTAGAGGGGCCTATTTCTAATAGAATGTCTTTTAATGGGAAAAAGGTAATTACTTGGAGTATTAATGACTATTTAGGTTTGGCAAATCATCCTGAAGTATTAAAAGTAGATGGAGAAGCTGCCTTAACTCACGGAATGGCCTACCCAATGGGAGCAAGAATGATGTCTGGTCATACACCACTTCATGAACAGTTAGAGCAAGAATGTGCAGATTTTGTTGGTAAAGAAAAAGCTTATTTATTAAATTTTGGTTATCAAGGAATTATGTCTGCAATAGACGCTTTGGTTTCTAAAAACGATATTATTGTGTACGATATGGATACGCACGCTTGTATTATAGATGGTGTTCGTTTACATGCAGGAAAACGTTTTGTTTTTAAGCACAACGATATGGAGAGTTTTGAGAAAAACATTAAACGAGCTGCTCGAATGGCAGAGAAAACAGGCGGTGGTATTTTGGTGATTTCTGAAGGTGTATTTGGTATGAGAGGAGAGCAAGGTAGACTGAAAGAAATTGTAGCTTTTAAAAAAGAGTATAATTTTAGATTATTAGTTGATGATGCACATGGTTTTGGTACACTCGGAGAAAATGGAAGAGGAACTGGTTTTGAGCAAGGTGTACAAGACGAAATAGACGTTTATTTTGCCACTTTTGCAAAATCTATGGCTGGTGTTGGTGCTTTTTTAGCAGGAAATAAAGATGTAATTCAGTATTTACAATACAATATGCGTTCTCAAACATTTGCAAAATCATTACCAATGGCAATGGTTAAAGGTGCGTTGAAACGTTTAGACATGATAAGAACTATGCCAGAATTAAAAGAAAAGCTTTGGCAAAATACCAACGCATTGCAATCTGGATTAAGAAATGCTGGCTTCGATTTAGGAACTACGCAAACATGTATTACACCTGTTTTTTTAAAAGGTGATATTCCAGAAGCCATGGCAATGGTAAATGATTTAAGAGAAAACCATGGTGTATTTTGCTCGATTGTTGTATACCCAGTAATTCCTAAAGGATTAATTATTTTACGATTAATACCAACTGCCACGCACACTCAGCAAGATATTGAAGAGACAATTACTGCTTTTTCATCAATTAGAGAAAAGTTAGAAAGCGGCGTTTACAAAAAAGTTGCGGCTACTTTGGTATAG
- the gcvT gene encoding glycine cleavage system aminomethyltransferase GcvT, translating into MKNIALNDVHIALGAKMVPFAGFNMPVQYEGVTIEHNTVRESVGVFDVSHMGEFLVSGENALALIQKVTSNDASKLAIGDAQYSCFPNEENGIVDDLICYRIKEDTYLLVVNASNIEKDWNWISKYNQTIKADIKNISDNYSLLAIQGPKAIEAMQPLSSLDLADIPFYKFKIGDFAGIENVIISATGYTGSGGFEIYCKNEEVAQVWTNVFKAGKKFGIKPIGLAARDTLRLEMGYCLYGNDINDSTSPIEAGLGWITKFTKDFVNHEALAQEKANKPSRKLVAFELDERGIPRHGYDIVDEQGNIIGNVTSGTMSPSLQKGIGLGYVPLAFAKLGTKIFIQVRKKAIPATLVKLPFYKG; encoded by the coding sequence ATGAAAAACATAGCATTAAATGATGTACATATTGCTCTTGGCGCAAAAATGGTACCATTTGCAGGTTTTAATATGCCTGTTCAATATGAAGGTGTAACTATAGAACATAATACGGTTAGAGAATCTGTTGGTGTTTTTGATGTTAGCCATATGGGAGAGTTTTTAGTAAGTGGAGAAAATGCCCTAGCTTTAATTCAAAAAGTAACTTCTAATGATGCTTCTAAACTAGCTATTGGAGATGCTCAATATAGCTGTTTTCCGAATGAAGAAAATGGTATTGTTGATGATTTAATTTGTTATAGAATTAAAGAAGATACCTACTTACTAGTTGTAAATGCCTCTAATATAGAAAAGGACTGGAACTGGATTTCTAAGTATAACCAAACTATTAAAGCAGATATAAAAAACATATCAGACAATTATTCTTTATTAGCCATTCAAGGACCAAAAGCCATTGAGGCAATGCAACCATTGTCTTCCTTAGATTTGGCAGATATTCCGTTTTATAAATTTAAAATAGGAGATTTTGCCGGCATAGAAAACGTAATTATTTCTGCAACTGGTTATACAGGTTCTGGTGGTTTTGAAATTTATTGTAAAAATGAAGAAGTTGCCCAAGTTTGGACTAATGTTTTTAAGGCTGGAAAGAAATTCGGAATCAAACCGATAGGGTTGGCAGCAAGAGATACTTTGCGTTTAGAAATGGGATATTGCCTATATGGAAATGATATAAATGACAGCACTTCTCCTATTGAAGCGGGTTTAGGATGGATTACAAAGTTTACTAAAGATTTTGTAAACCACGAAGCATTGGCTCAAGAGAAAGCAAATAAACCATCACGTAAGTTAGTAGCTTTTGAATTAGATGAACGAGGTATTCCTAGACATGGATATGATATTGTAGACGAACAAGGTAATATTATTGGAAATGTTACTTCAGGAACTATGAGTCCGAGTTTGCAAAAAGGAATTGGTTTAGGATATGTACCTTTAGCATTTGCAAAATTAGGAACTAAAATTTTCATTCAAGTTCGTAAAAAAGCCATACCTGCAACATTGGTTAAACTTCCTTTTTATAAAGGATAA
- a CDS encoding LysE family translocator, protein MLETLFTFVFATTILAMSPGPDNIFVLTQSIIFGKKQGFAIIFGLMFGCLVHTSLVAFGVSAIIQQHYFLFNSLKIIGACYLIFLAYSVYKSDATIVLNSDNVTKKSAVSLFKKGFLMNVLNPKVTLFFLALFPQFLFSNTLSTTIQFFILGVIFITVSFVVFGSFALLGSTVTNFINKYSKIGFFFKWAQIVVFVCIAILILW, encoded by the coding sequence ATGTTAGAAACACTATTTACCTTTGTTTTTGCAACTACAATCTTGGCCATGTCTCCTGGGCCAGATAATATTTTTGTGTTAACGCAAAGTATTATATTCGGAAAAAAACAAGGTTTTGCTATTATTTTTGGTCTTATGTTTGGTTGTTTAGTTCATACATCGTTGGTTGCTTTTGGTGTTTCTGCAATTATACAACAACACTATTTTCTTTTTAATTCATTAAAAATAATAGGTGCTTGTTATCTTATTTTTTTGGCTTATTCTGTTTATAAGAGTGATGCTACAATTGTATTAAATTCGGATAATGTTACGAAAAAAAGTGCCGTTAGTTTATTTAAAAAGGGATTTTTAATGAATGTTCTAAATCCAAAAGTTACGCTATTTTTCTTAGCACTTTTTCCTCAATTTTTATTTTCTAACACCTTAAGTACTACAATTCAGTTTTTTATACTTGGGGTAATTTTTATAACCGTGTCTTTTGTAGTGTTTGGTAGTTTCGCACTTTTAGGAAGTACAGTAACTAATTTTATAAATAAATATTCTAAAATCGGATTTTTTTTTAAATGGGCACAAATTGTTGTTTTTGTGTGTATTGCCATTCTAATTTTATGGTAA
- a CDS encoding metal-dependent hydrolase: MDSLTQIVLGAAVGEAILGKKIGNKAMLYGAIAGTIPDLDFLFSYFTDTVTALEIHRGFTHSLFFSLFFSPILGILVSKYEKYKSVKEWSLLFFLGFFTHALLDAQTSWGTQLFWPFEMPLEFKNIFVIDPLYTLPFLVFLCLAMKQNRKSKKRMIYNYLGITISSLYLLLTIVLKGISYNTFTQELNSQNIRYKEIKTKPTPFNSVLWSANVETDSSFLIGYSSFFDKKPIYFSEYPKNHHLLGNLVNHPKVQRMISISKGWFTINKIGSNLYFNDLRFGLLSIQPNAKNFVFKYKIDIDKNGTPYFIETTKNKSDGKKLLKDLIQRISGN, from the coding sequence TTGGATTCGTTAACCCAAATAGTATTAGGAGCCGCAGTAGGAGAAGCTATTTTAGGAAAAAAGATAGGTAACAAAGCAATGCTTTATGGAGCTATAGCAGGAACAATACCCGATTTAGATTTTTTATTTTCCTATTTTACAGATACTGTAACTGCTCTAGAAATTCATAGAGGTTTTACACATTCTTTATTTTTTTCTTTATTCTTCTCTCCTATTTTAGGAATTCTGGTAAGTAAATATGAAAAATACAAAAGCGTAAAAGAATGGAGCCTACTTTTTTTTCTAGGCTTTTTTACTCATGCACTTTTAGATGCGCAAACGAGTTGGGGAACACAATTGTTTTGGCCATTTGAAATGCCATTAGAATTTAAAAATATTTTTGTAATCGATCCATTATATACATTACCTTTTTTAGTTTTTTTATGTTTAGCGATGAAACAAAATAGAAAATCAAAAAAGCGAATGATATACAATTACCTGGGTATAACCATAAGTAGTTTATACCTTTTACTTACCATCGTTTTAAAAGGAATTTCTTACAATACTTTTACACAAGAATTGAATTCTCAAAATATTCGTTACAAAGAAATTAAAACGAAACCTACCCCTTTTAATTCTGTTTTGTGGAGTGCAAATGTAGAAACTGATAGCTCTTTCTTAATAGGATACAGCTCTTTTTTTGATAAAAAACCAATATACTTTTCCGAATACCCTAAAAATCATCATTTGTTAGGGAATTTGGTAAATCACCCAAAAGTTCAACGAATGATATCTATTTCTAAAGGTTGGTTTACCATAAATAAAATTGGCTCAAACTTGTATTTTAACGATTTAAGATTTGGACTATTAAGCATACAACCAAATGCTAAAAATTTTGTTTTCAAATACAAAATTGACATCGATAAAAATGGCACTCCCTATTTTATTGAAACCACCAAAAACAAATCTGACGGAAAAAAACTCTTAAAAGACTTAATACAGAGAATTTCTGGTAATTAG
- a CDS encoding PLP-dependent cysteine synthase family protein, giving the protein MKNHQKVNNSILDLIGETPLVKLQKITKDLKGTFFAKLESFNPGLSQKDRIALHIVENAEKKGILKEGATIVETTSGNTGFSLAMISLVKGYKCILAVSNKSSQDKIELLKTMGAEVHVCPANVAPEDPRSYYEVAKAIQKKTPNSVYINQYFNALNIEAHYETTGPEIWKQTQGKITHLIAASGTGGTISGTGKYLKEQNKNIKILGVDAIGSVLKKYHETKELDLNEIKPYRIEGLGKNLIPGATNFDIIDVYEKVSDKEAALTTRSLLKKEGLFCGYTSGAVIQAAIQYNAQQYFDKNSVVVVILPDHGVKYINKVYSNTWMKNQGFIE; this is encoded by the coding sequence ATGAAGAATCATCAAAAAGTAAACAATAGTATTTTAGATTTAATAGGAGAGACGCCGCTTGTAAAACTTCAAAAAATTACCAAAGATTTAAAAGGTACTTTCTTTGCAAAATTAGAATCATTTAACCCTGGTTTGTCTCAAAAAGATAGAATAGCACTTCATATAGTAGAGAATGCAGAAAAAAAAGGAATACTTAAAGAAGGAGCAACCATTGTAGAAACTACTTCAGGAAATACAGGTTTTAGTTTAGCCATGATAAGTTTGGTTAAAGGCTATAAATGTATTTTGGCAGTAAGCAATAAATCATCTCAAGACAAAATAGAATTATTAAAAACAATGGGAGCAGAAGTGCATGTTTGTCCTGCAAACGTAGCCCCAGAAGACCCAAGGTCTTATTACGAAGTAGCAAAAGCAATTCAGAAAAAAACGCCGAATTCCGTTTATATTAATCAGTATTTTAATGCCTTAAATATAGAGGCGCATTACGAAACTACTGGCCCAGAAATATGGAAACAAACCCAAGGAAAAATAACACATTTAATTGCTGCAAGTGGCACTGGAGGCACCATTTCTGGAACAGGTAAATATCTAAAGGAACAAAATAAAAATATTAAAATTTTAGGCGTAGATGCCATTGGTTCTGTTTTAAAAAAATATCATGAAACCAAAGAACTAGATTTAAATGAAATAAAACCATACAGAATTGAAGGATTAGGAAAAAACTTAATTCCGGGAGCCACTAATTTTGATATTATAGATGTGTATGAAAAAGTTTCTGACAAAGAAGCAGCTTTAACAACCAGATCACTTCTAAAAAAAGAAGGACTTTTTTGTGGTTATACAAGTGGTGCCGTAATACAAGCGGCCATACAATATAATGCACAACAATATTTTGATAAAAATAGTGTGGTAGTAGTAATTTTACCCGATCATGGTGTAAAATATATTAATAAAGTTTACAGCAATACTTGGATGAAAAATCAAGGTTTTATAGAATAA
- a CDS encoding hydroxymethylglutaryl-CoA lyase: MKKVKIIECPRDAMQGIKSHFISTEKKALYINSLLKVGFDTIDFGSFVSPKAIPQMRDTAAVLSKLDLSNTASKLLAIIANTRGAKDAVQFEEVDYLGYPFSISENFQMRNTHKTIAESIVTLEEILSLADKKNKKVVAYLSMGFGNPYGDPWNVDIVGEWTQKLATMGVKILSLSDTIGSSTPKEISYLFSNLIPAFPSIEFGAHLHTTPNKWHEKVNAAFLAGCNRFDGAIKGYGGCPMAKDELTGNMPTEKLLSYFTAQKVDTNIKPMSFESAYNKALEVFNGV, translated from the coding sequence ATGAAAAAAGTCAAAATTATTGAGTGCCCAAGAGACGCAATGCAGGGAATAAAATCTCATTTTATTTCCACTGAAAAAAAAGCATTGTACATTAACTCGTTACTAAAAGTTGGCTTTGATACTATTGATTTTGGAAGTTTTGTATCGCCAAAGGCCATTCCACAAATGCGAGATACAGCCGCTGTTTTATCAAAATTAGACCTTTCAAATACTGCTAGTAAATTGTTGGCTATTATTGCCAATACTAGAGGTGCAAAAGATGCTGTTCAGTTTGAAGAAGTTGATTATTTGGGATATCCATTTTCTATATCAGAAAATTTTCAAATGAGAAATACTCATAAAACAATTGCAGAGTCTATTGTTACTTTAGAAGAAATACTTTCTTTAGCAGACAAGAAAAATAAAAAGGTTGTTGCCTACTTATCTATGGGGTTTGGTAACCCTTACGGTGATCCGTGGAATGTTGATATTGTGGGAGAATGGACACAAAAATTAGCCACAATGGGAGTGAAAATTTTATCATTATCTGATACTATAGGTTCTTCTACTCCCAAAGAAATATCATACTTATTTTCGAATTTAATACCTGCTTTCCCATCTATAGAGTTTGGCGCACATTTGCATACCACACCAAATAAATGGCATGAGAAAGTAAATGCCGCTTTTTTGGCTGGTTGTAATCGGTTTGATGGTGCCATAAAAGGCTATGGAGGATGCCCCATGGCAAAAGATGAATTAACTGGTAATATGCCTACAGAAAAATTATTATCTTATTTTACAGCTCAAAAAGTAGATACTAACATAAAACCTATGAGTTTTGAAAGTGCTTATAACAAGGCTTTGGAGGTTTTTAATGGAGTGTAG
- a CDS encoding YbaB/EbfC family nucleoid-associated protein, whose protein sequence is MFGDISGMMNKLKEAQKEVEITKQRLHSVLIDETSADKKIKVTLTANREIKNISIDESLLSDAEELEDYLILTLNKAIEKATKINETEMAVAAKAGMPNIPGMDMFK, encoded by the coding sequence ATGTTTGGAGATATATCGGGAATGATGAATAAGCTTAAAGAGGCTCAAAAAGAGGTAGAAATTACAAAGCAACGTTTGCATTCTGTTTTAATTGATGAAACTTCTGCAGATAAAAAAATAAAAGTAACCCTAACAGCTAACAGAGAAATTAAAAATATATCTATTGATGAATCTTTGTTAAGTGATGCAGAAGAATTAGAAGATTATTTAATTTTAACGTTAAATAAAGCGATTGAAAAAGCAACAAAAATTAATGAAACAGAAATGGCTGTTGCTGCAAAAGCAGGAATGCCTAATATACCAGGAATGGATATGTTTAAATAA